The proteins below are encoded in one region of Coffea arabica cultivar ET-39 chromosome 4c, Coffea Arabica ET-39 HiFi, whole genome shotgun sequence:
- the LOC140005124 gene encoding pentatricopeptide repeat-containing protein At3g62470, mitochondrial-like, whose product MAVRLRKSWPYSKTSVFATVSNLHRRRRDDAQQLLRIVSSIALLHAETNWGRRGGRREQNQLLNGSPLPLSRLLHSPGDCSLRRTYCQVPFILPHPTSFFPLQENLSLPLGLPRKAGSFNSTASIVANLSNNRHQFRRFCSITDCEFEDFSNSDVESELENSDIAESVKSEADPNEVDRVCKVIDELFTLDRNMEAVLDESGINLSHDLVVDVLERFKHARKPAFRFFCWASRRSDYAHDSRTYNAMMNILGKTRQFETMVSLLEEMGEKGLLTMETFIISMKAFVAAKERKKAIGMFELMKKYKFKVGVETINCLLDAMGRAKLGKEAQILFEKLEHRFTPNLRTYTVLLNGWCRVKNLMEAGKVWNEMIDEGFKPDIVAHNTMLEGLLKGHRKSDAIKLFEVMKAKGPAPNVRSYTILMRDLCKQRKMREAADYFDEMIRSGCEPDAGAYTCLITGYGNEKKMDKVYSLLKEMKEKGYPPDARMYNALIKLMANRQMPDDAVRIYKKMIQNGIQPTIHTFNMMMKSFFLTRNYNMGHAVWEEMNRKGCCPDENSYVVMIRGLIRHGRSVEACKFLEEMIAKGMKAPQLDYNKFAADFSRAGKPDVLEELAQKMKFSGKFADSNLFARWAEMMKKRVKRRDPIRTDGRRA is encoded by the coding sequence ATGGCAGTGCGTCTGAGAAAATCCTGGCCTTACTCAAAGACTTCGGTCTTTGCTACTGTATCAAATCTCCACCGCCGCCGAAGGGACGATGCCCAACAACTCCTCCGCATTGTCTCCTCCATTGCCCTCCTTCATGCGGAAACCAATTGGGGAAGACGAGGCGGAAGACGAGAGCAAAACCAGCTGCTTAACGGTAGCCCTCTGCCCTTGTCTCGTTTGCTTCATTCTCCTGGCGATTGTAGTCTCCGTCGTACTTATTGTCAAGTTCCATTTATTTTGCCGCACCCCACTTCATTCTTTCCTCTTCAAGAAAACTTGTCACTCCCACTAGGCCTCCCGAGAAAAGCTGGATCCTTTAATTCTACTGCTTCGATTGTTGCAAACCTTAGTAACAATCGGCACCAATTTAGGAGATTTTGTAGTATTACTGATTGTGAGTTTGAGGATTTTTCGAATTCTGATGTTGAATCTGAGTTAGAGAATAGTGATATTGCTGAGAGTGTGAAATCGGAGGCCGATCCCAATGAGGTGGATAGAGTATGCAAGGTTATCGACGAATTGTTTACGTTGGATAGGAACATGGAGGCGGTTTTAGATGAATCTGGGATTAATTTGAGCCATGATTTGGTGGTGGATGTATTAGAGAGGTTTAAGCATGCTAGAAAACCAGCATTTCGGTTCTTCTGCTGGGCTTCTCGGAGGAGTGATTATGCTCACGATTCGAGAACTTATAATGCGATGATGAATATACTTGGGAAAACTAGGCAATTTGAGACTATGGTGTCACTTCTTGAAGAAATGGGCGAAAAGGGGTTGCTCACGATGGAGACTTTTATCATCTCTATGAAAGCTTTTGTGGCAGCCAAAGAGAGGAAGAAGGCGATAGGGATGTTTGAGTTGATGAAGAAGTATAAGTTTAAAGTTGGAGTCGAGACCATTAATTGTTTGCTTGATGCCATGGGGAGGGCTAAGCTAGGAAAAGAGGCCCAGATTCTGTTTGAGAAACTGGAGCATAGGTTTACACCAAATTTGCGGACTTATACTGTTTTGCTCAATGGTTGGTGCAGGGTGAAGAACTTGATGGAGGCTGGGAAGGTGTGGAATGAGATGATTGACGAGGGTTTTAAGCCTGATATTGTTGCTCATAATACCATGCTTGAGGGGTTGTTGAAAGGTCACAGGAAGTCTGATGCAATCAAGCTGTTTGAGGTCATGAAGGCCAAGGGTCCAGCTCCTAATGTTAGAAGCTATACGATATTAATGAGGGATTTATGCAAACAAAGAAAGATGAGAGAAGCTGCTGATTACTTTGATGAAATGATTAGGTCTGGATGCGAGCCAGATGCCGGGGCTTACACATGCTTGATTACGGGCTACGggaatgaaaagaaaatggatAAGGTGTATAGCTTGTTGAAGGAGATGAAGGAAAAGGGATATCCTCCTGATGCACGAATGTACAATGCTCTAATCAAGTTGATGGCAAACAGGCAAATGCCAGATGATGCAGTCAGGATTTATAAGAAGATGATCCAGAATGGGATTCAACCAACCATTCACACTTTCAACATGATGATGAAATCATTCTTCTTGACGAGGAATTATAATATGGGCCATGCCGTTTGGGAGGAGATGAATAGGAAAGGTTGTTGTCCTGATGAAAattcttatgttgttatgatCAGAGGGCTTATAAGGCACGGAAGATCAGTTGAGGCTTGTAAATTCTTGGAGGAAATGATCGCAAAAGGCATGAAAGCACCTCAACTTGATTATAATAAATTTGCAGCAGATTTTTCTCGAGCTGGTAAACCTGATGTACTGGAGGAGTTGGCTCAAAAGATGAAATTCTCAGGGAAGTTTGCGGATTCTAATCTCTTTGCAAGGTGGGcagagatgatgaagaaacGGGTTAAAAGAAGGGATCCCATTAGAACTGATGGGCGGCGTGCCTGA
- the LOC140005123 gene encoding kinesin-like protein KIN-13B, translating into MNAVGRQRSGASTVHHQRQYSDNFLEASSNGRWLQSAGLQHLHSSNNSMPPAQDFGYYGGNQGSRMYRGPQRTFSGGSDIFTEPLTPPAANLRRRNGEEDGVSPNEYSPGLLDLHSFDTELLPELSVPGLYDASSMHHYARGRSFDDSESYFGNNKQTSKFRNLPEENVMKSFTVDKEKASNVAKIKVVVRKRPLNKKELAKNEEDIIETESNSLVVHETKLKVDLTEYVEKHEFIFDAVLNEEVSNDEVYRETVEPIVPIIFQRTKATCFAYGQTGSGKTYTMKPLPLRASRDILRLMHHTYRNQGFQLFVSFFEIYGGKLFDLLNERKKLCMREDGKQQVCIVGLQEYRVSDVETIKELIEKGSATRSTGTTGANEESSRSHAILQLAIKRSADGSDSKPARVIGKLSFIDLAGSERGADTTDNDKQTRMEGAEINKSLLALKECIRALDNDQVHIPFRGSKLTEVLRDSFVGNSRTVMISCISPSSGSCEHTLNTLRYADRVKSLSKTGASKKEPASSTVNLKESTTVSLSSGLPPSSTYEDETGDSWPEQNDKDDYEEDFYEQEKPTWKKNAKVEVSSFSSLEDKSRRANGQMKWKEHPKSDTKTLNPDDDLNALLKEEEDLVNAHRRQVEETMDIVREEMNLLVEADQPGNQLDNYISRLNAILSQKAAGILQLQNRLAHFQRRLKEHNVLVSAGR; encoded by the exons ATGAATGCGGTAGGAAGGCAAAGATCTGGCGCATCGACGGTGCATCATCAGCGGCAATACTCCGATAACTTCCTGGAAGCTTCATCTAACGGCAGATGGCTGCAATCAGCTGGTTTGCAACATCTTCACTCTTCCAACAACTCAATGCCTCCGGCACAG GATTTCGGATATTATGGTGGAAATCAGGGCTCGAGAATGTATAGGGGTCCACAGAGGACATTCAGTGGGGGAAGTGATATCTTTACGGAACCGTTGACACCGCCGGCGGCTAATTTGCGGAGGAGGAATGGTGAAGAGGATGGAGTTTCGCCGAATGAGTACAGTCCAGGACTCTTGGATCTGCATTCTTTTGATACTGAGCTTCTTCCTGAG TTGTCAGTACCTGGCCTGTATGATGCCTCTTCTATGCATCATTATGCTCGGGGCAGAAGCTTTGATGACTCCGAGTCATATTTTGGAAATAATAAACAGACCAGCAAATTCCGGAATTTGCCAGAGGAGAATGTTATGAAAAGCTTCACTGTAGATAAGGAGAAGGCTAGCAATGTCGCAAAGATCAAAGTTGTG GTGCGCAAGAGACCTCTAAACAAGAAGGAGTTGGCCAAAAATGAGGAAGATATCATAGAAACAGAGTCCAACTCTCTTGTGGTTCATGAGACCAAACTCAAG GTTGACCTAACAGAATATGTGGAGAAGCATGAATTTATCTTTGATGCAGTGCTGAATGAGGAGGTTTCAAATGATGAG GTCTACCGGGAAACTGTGGAACCAATTGTTCCAATTATATTCCAGCGCACAAAAGCAACTTGCTTTGCTTATGGGCAAACAG GAAGTGGGAAAACTTATACCATGAAACCACTACCCCTCCGAGCATCTCGTGATATTTTGAGGCTCATGCATCACACTTACAGGAATCAAGGCTTTCAGTTGTTTGTCAGCTTCTTTGAGATATATGGAGGGAAACTCTTTGATCTCCTTAATGAGCGAAA AAAACTTTGCATGAGAGAGGATGGCAAGCAGCAAGTTTGCATTGTTGGCTTGCAAGAATACAGAGTATCAGATGTGGAGACAATAAAAGAACTCATTGAAAAAGGAAGTGCCACAAGAAGTACAGGGACTACAGGTGCAAATGAGGAGTCGTCCCGATCCCATGCCATACTTCAGCTTGCTATCAAAAGGTCGGCTGATGGTAGTGATTCCAAACCTGCTCGAGTAATTGGAAAGCTATCCTTCATAGATCTTGCTGGAAGTGAACGTGGTGCAGACACCACTGATAATGACAAGCAGACAAG AATGGAAGGAGCAGAAATCAACAAAAGTTTGCTTGCACTAAAGGAGTGTATTCGAGCTCTAGACAATGATCAAGTCCATATTCCCTTTAGAGGCAGTAAATTGACTGAAGTATTGAGGGACTCATTTGTTGGAAATTCTAGGACAGTTATGATATCGTGCATTTCACCAAGCTCAGGATCCTGTGAACATACTTTGAATACATTGAGATATGCAGATAG GGTTAAGAGTCTTTCAAAAACTGGTGCATCAAAAAAGGAGCCTGCATCTTCAACTGTAAATCTGAAAGAGTCAACCACTGTATCTCTATCTTCAGGATTACCCCCTTCATCAACATATGAAGATGAGACAGGTGACTCATGGCCTGAACAAAATGATAAAGATGACTATGAGGAGGATTTCTATGAGCAAGAGAAACCTACCTGGAAGAAGAATGCGAAAGTTGAAGTATCAAGTTTCTCAAGCTTAGAAGATAAATCAAGAAGAGCCAATGGCCAGATGAAGTGGAAGGAACACCCTAAATCAGACACAAAAACCTTGAACCCTGACGATGATTTGAATGCACTTTTGAAG GAAGAGGAAGATCTTGTTAATGCTCATAGAAGACAAGTAGAGGAGACAATGGACATAGTTAGAGAG GAGATGAACCTACTAGTTGAGGCGGATCAACCTGGGAATCAGCTGGACAATTACATCTCTAGATTGAATGCAATCCTATCTCAAAAGGCGGCTGGTATCCTACAGTTACAAAATCGTTTGGCTCATTTTCAGAGACGCCTTAAGGAGCATAATGTTTTGGTGTCTGCTGGTCGCTAA
- the LOC113739613 gene encoding pyridoxal 5'-phosphate synthase-like subunit PDX1.2, which translates to MADDGAVTVYGGSAITDATAAKKNPFSIKVGMVQMLRGGAIVEVSSMDQAKIAESAGACCVLVSEPNTSGISRMPDPSLIKEIKGSIAIPIVARARVGHFVEAQILEAVGVDYIDESEVLAIADEDHFINKHNFRAPFVCGCRDLGEALRRVREGAALIRTQGDLRGSGNIVETVGNVRKVMGDIRVLNNMDDDEVFTFSKKIQAPYDIVAQAKQMGRLPVVHFAAGGIVTPADAALMMQLGCDGVFLGSDVFDCPDPYKRVRAIVQAVRNYNDPVILAEASSALEDTLAGLNLSENRVERFGGGGGSY; encoded by the coding sequence ATGGCTGATGATGGTGCCGTTACGGTCTACGGCGGCAGTGCGATTACTGACGCTACTGCCGCCAAGAAGAACCCATTCTCCATCAAAGTTGGGATGGTCCAAATGCTGCGAGGCGGAGCAATTGTGGAGGTTTCATCCATGGATCAAGCCAAGATCGCCGAGTCCGCCGGCGCTTGTTGCGTCCTCGTCTCCGAACCCAACACATCCGGCATTTCTCGCATGCCTGACCCGTCACTCATCAAAGAAATCAAGGGGTCCATCGCAATTCCCATAGTGGCGAGAGCCCGAGTTGGGCATTTCGTCGAGGCCCAAATCCTCGAAGCTGTTGGAGTTGATTACATCGACGAAAGCGAGGTTTTAGCCATCGCTGACGAAGATCATTTTATTAACAAGCATAATTTCCGTGCACCTTTCGTGTGTGGCTGCCGAGATCTCGGGGAGGCCTTAAGGAGAGTGAGAGAAGGCGCGGCGCTGATAAGGACCCAGGGAGATTTAAGGGGTTCCGGCAATATTGTTGAGACGGTTGGCAATGTGAGAAAAGTGATGGGGGATATCAGAGTCTTGAACAACATGGATGACGATGAAGTTTTCACGTTTTCTAAGAAGATCCAAGCGCCTTACGATATCGTGGCTCAAGCGAAGCAAATGGGGAGGCTGCCGGTGGTGCATTTCGCGGCTGGAGGAATAGTGACCCCTGCAGATGCGGCGCTGATGATGCAATTGGGTTGTGATGGTGTGTTCTTGGGATCAGATGTTTTTGATTGTCCTGATCCTTATAAGAGAGTTCGGGCTATCGTCCAGGCAGTGAGGAACTACAATGATCCAGTTATCTTGGCGGAGGCGAGCAGCGCTTTGGAGGATACATTGGCTGGGCTAAATCTCAGTGAGAACAGAGTTGAACGatttggtggtggtggaggtagCTATTga
- the LOC113739614 gene encoding mitochondrial arginine transporter BAC2, with protein MDFWPEFLASSWGREFVAGGFGGVAGIIAGYPLDTLRIRQQHSSKGSAVNILRHVVSGEGPLALYRGMAAPLASVTFQNAMVFQIYAILSRAFDKDVPTTDPPSYKGVALGGVGTGAIQSLMLSPVELVKIRLQLQRNITGNKYSSIHSGPLDVARSIFRNEGLRGMYRGLTITVLRDAPAFGFYFWTYEYMREQLHPGCRKNGQETFRTMLVAGGLAGVASWISCYPLDVIKTRLQAQSSTKYGGIVDCFRQSVKEEGYRILWRGLGTAVTRAFVVNGAVFTAYETALRCLFTNNDPAPISAENAL; from the exons ATGGATTTCTGGCCAGAGTTTCTCGCGAGCAGTTGGGGAAGGGAATTCGTGGCAGGAGGATTTGGAGGAGTAGCTGGGATTATAGCCGGGTATCCGCTTGATACGCTCAGAATCCGGCAGCAGCATTCCAGCAAAGGCTCCGCCGTCAACATCCTCCGCCATGTTGTCTCTGGAGAAGGACCCCTTGCCCTCTACAGAGGCATGGCTGCTCCACTCGCCTCTGTCACTTTCCAG AATGCTATGGTCTTCCAGATATATGCTATACTCTCCCGAGCATTCGACAAAGATGTTCCTACTACAGACCCACCCTCCTACAAAGGAGTTGCTCTTGGGGGAGTTGGAACTGGAGCTATACAAAGTCTGATGCTCAGCCCCGTAGAGTTGGTTAAAATCCGACTGCAATTGCAGAGGAATATCACTGGCAACAAATATTCAAGCATTCACAGTGGTCCGCTGGACGTAGCAAGAAGCATATTCAGAAACGAAGGTCTCAGGGGAATGTACCGTGGTTTAACCATCACTGTTCTTAGAGATGCACCAGCCTTTGGCTTCTACTTCTGGACATACGAGTATATGAGAGAGCAGCTTCACCCTGGTTGCAGAAAAAATGGCCAGGAGACCTTCAGGACCATGCTCGTTGCAGGTGGCCTTGCTGGAGTTGCTAGCTGGATATCTTGCTATCCCTTGGATGTCATAAAAACCAGACTCCAGGCGCAGTCCTCAACTAAATACGGTGGCATTGTTGATTGCTTCAGACAAAGTGTTAAGGAAGAAGGATATAGAATACTCTGGCGTGGTTTGGGAACTGCAGTTACCAGAGCCTTTGTAGTGAATGGAGCCGTTTTTACAGCCTATGAAACAGCTCTGAGGTGCTTATTTACCAACAACGATCCAGCACCCATCAGTGCAGAAAATGCACTGTAG
- the LOC113739612 gene encoding uncharacterized protein encodes MDREANSQEKPSLLSTTTSSNNNREDHHSPRKPQVVSSNTGGGNSDRLKRDEWSEGAVSSLLEAYEAKWILRNRAKLKGQDWEDVAKHVSARANSTKSPKTQTQCKNKIESMKKRYRSESATADASSWPLYPRLDLLLRGNAPSHPPQLPPPPQLPPPPPPPPPVASNPPHLLLLEQPQQSLHPPPPPPAVAHANCPQNSHDSNGFDRVAKEDGVGPKLSDQESDKNAADTDSSTPAMYSDKEKLKSKNIKTRIEKKKQRRESCAIAESIRLLAEVVVRSEQARMDTMRELERMRAESEAKRGEMDLKRTEIIANTQLEIAKLFAAGNGNGNGKGVDSSLRIGRS; translated from the exons ATGGACAGGGAAGCTAATAGCCAAGAGAAGCCATCTCTCCTCTCTACCACTACTAGCAGCAACAACAACAGAGAGGATCATCACTCCCCCAGAAAACCCCAAGTAGTTAGCAGCAATACTGGTGGTGGAAATAGTGACAGATTAAAGAGGGATGAATGGAGTGAAGGGGCTGTTTCTAGTCTTCTTGAAGCATATGAAGCCAAATGGATACTTAGGAACCGTGCAAAACTCAAGGGACAAGACTGGGAAGATGTTGCCAAACATGTGTCCGCTCGGGCTAATTcgaccaagtcacccaaaactCAAACGCAGTGCAAGAACAAGATCGAGTCCATGAAGAAAAGGTATAGGTCGGAGTCTGCCACCGCTGATGCCTCCTCCTGGCCTCTTTATCCTCGCCTTGATCTCCTGCTGCGCGGAAATGCTCCTTCGCATCCTCCTCAGCTTCCTCCGCCTCCTCAACTGCCTCCACcaccccctcctcctcctcctgttGCTTCCAACCCTCCTCATCTCCTCTTGCTTGAGCAACCCCAGCAATCCCTGCATCCACCACCTCCTCCACCAGCTGTAGCTCACGCAAATTGCCCGCAAAACTCCCATGATTCCAATGGTTTTGATCGAGTTGCCAAG GAAGACGGGGTCGGTCCAAAATTGTCTGATCAAGAATCTGACAAGAATGCCGCGGACACCGACAGCAGCACGCCGGCCATGTACAGTGACAAGGAGAAGCTGAAGTCGAAAAATATAAAGACGAGAATAGAGAAAAAGAAGCAGAGGAGGGAAAGTTGTGCGATTGCAGAGAGCATTAGGCTGTTAGCGGAGGTGGTAGTGAGGTCAGAGCAAGCACGGATGGATACGATGAGGGAGTTGGAGAGGATGAGGGCTGAATCCGAGGCCAAGAGAGGAGAAATGGACCTCAAGCGGACTGAAATCATTGCTAACACTCAATTGGAGATTGCTAAGCTCTTCGCAGCTGGGAATGGGAATGGGAATGGCAAGGGAGTGGATTCTTCTTTGAGAATTGGTAGGAGTTGA
- the LOC113739610 gene encoding uncharacterized protein, producing the protein MALLSISTSLSSYAPAALPLLSSSGHSSSTSSTTSDQIVSRQPHVVSFLPRSVSIFRKCGGLGHSQQRRGLQVVRMAPEEEKMTRRSPLDFPIEWERPKPGRRPDIFPQFSPMKTPLPPPLPADPPEEDEEEEEEKKEEEEEDPEKEDDPEKQDQ; encoded by the exons ATGGCGTTGTTATCCATATCAACTTCTCTATCTTCATATGCTCCGGCGGCTTTGCCGTTGCTGAGCAGCTCAGGTCATTCATCGTCGACATCATCGACGACCTCCGACCAAATAGTGAGCCGTCAGCCACATGTCGTATCTTTCCTTCCGCGGTCGGTTTCAATCTTTAGAAAATGTGGGGGGCTAGGGCATAGTCAGCAGCGGAGGGGCCTACAGGTGGTTCGTATGGCTCCCGAGGAAGAGAAGATGACTCGCCGTTCTCCTCTAGATTTCCCAATT GAATGGGAGCGGCCAAAGCCTGGACGCAGGCCAGACATCTTTCCCCAATTCAGCCCTATGAAAACTCCGTTGCCACCCCCCTTACCAGCTGATCCTCCTGAAGaagatgaagaggaagaagaagaaaagaaagaagaggaggaggaagatCCAGAGAAAGAGGACGACCCAGAGAAGCAAGATCAATAA